Proteins found in one Ovis canadensis isolate MfBH-ARS-UI-01 breed Bighorn chromosome 20, ARS-UI_OviCan_v2, whole genome shotgun sequence genomic segment:
- the LOC138425521 gene encoding serpin B9-like yields the protein MDALCEANGTFALRLFKALCEDHPSRNVIFSPVSLSSVLAMVLLGAKGDTAAQVAQVLSLNTETDFHQDFQQLLAELNKPDTQYLLRMANRVFGEKTCEFLSTFKELCLRFYCAELEQLSFAEAAEPSRKQINAWISKKTEGKIPELLPPNSINAETKLVLVNAVYFRGRWSEEFDKAYTKEMPFRINQKEQRPVPMMFQDREFRLARIKEVQAQVLELPYAGEELSMLVLLPDDHVPLSSVEKHLTWEKFLAWTQPDSMKKTQVAVFLPKFKLEETYNMLLALPGLGVVEAFQPDRADFSGMSPGRGLCLSAFAHKSVVEVNEEGTEAAAASAVIEVDCGMDQPRFCADHPFLFFIRHNGSRSTLFCGRFSSP from the exons ATGGATGCACTCTGTGAAGCAAATGGCACCTTCGCCCTCCGCCTTTTTAAGGCCCTGTGTGAAGATCACCCTTCAAGAAACGTGATTTTTTCTCCCGTGAGCCTCTCCTCGGTCCTGGCCATGGTCCTCCTGGGAGCCAAAGGGGATACCGCTGCCCAGGTGGCCCAG GTGCTTTCCTTAAACACAGAGACGGACTTTCACCAGGATTTCCAGCAGCTACTTGCTGAGCTGAACAAGCCTGACACTCAGTACTTGCTCAGGATGGCCAACAGGGTCTTTGGGGAGAAGACGTGTGAATTTCTCTCT ACCTTTAAGGAGTTGTGTCTCCGCTTCTACTGTGCTGAGCTGGAGCAGCTCTCCTTTGCCGAAGCTGCAGAGCCATCCAGGAAGCAGATCAACGCTTGGATCTCAAAGAAGACTGAAG GTAAGATTCCAGAGTTGTTGCCTCCGAACTCTATTAATGCAGAGACCAAGCTGGTTCTGGTCAACGCTGTCTACTTCAGAGGGAGGTGGAGTGAGGAATTCGACAAGGCGTACACCAAGGAGATGCCTTTTCGAATAAACCAG AAGGAGCAGAGGCCGGTGCCGATGATGTTTCAGGACAGGGAGTTCAGACTCGCCCGCATAAAGGAGGTGCAGGCCCAGGTGCTGGAGCTGCCATACGCGGGCGAGGAGCTGAGCATGCTGGTGCTGCTCCCGGACGACCACGTGCCTCTGAGCTCG GTGGAGAAACATCTCACTTGGGAGAAGTTCCTCGCCTGGACCCAGCCTGACTCCATGAAGAAGACCCAGGTGGCTGTCTTCCTCCCGAAATTTAAGCTGGAGGAGACCTACAACATGCTGTTGGCGCTCCCAGGCCTGGGGGTGGTTGAGGCCTTCCAGCCGGACCGGGCTGACTTCTCAGGCATGTCGCCTGGCAGAGGCCTGTGTCTGTCCGCCTTCGCCCACAAGAGCGTGGTGGAGGTGAACGAGGAGGGCACGGAGGCCGCGGCCGCCTCGGCTGTGATCGAGGTTGACTGCGGCATGGACCAGCCCCGGTTCTGTGCCGACCACCCCTTCCTGTTCTTCATCAGACACAACGGCTCCCGCAGCACGCTCTTCTGCGGCAGGTTCTCCTCCCCATAG
- the SERPINB1 gene encoding leukocyte elastase inhibitor isoform X1, with the protein MGTRPLQTSDSGPQNEGHPASLLEAASLLGSLTMEQLSAANTRFAVDLFRTLAEHNPAGNIFLSPFSISSALAMVFLGARGDTAAQLSKVLHFEGVEIHSGFQSLNADINKHGAPYTLKLANRLFGEKSYNFLPEFLASVQKTYSAELASVDFLRASEEARRSINEWVKGQTGGKIPELLASGMVDSLTRLVLVNAIYFKGSWQEKFMVEATKDAPFRLNKKETKTVKMMYQKKKFPFGYIKDLKCRVLELPYEGKDLSMVILLPDDIQDEATGLKKIEQQLTLEKLREWTQPENLDLLEVRVQLPRFKLEESYDLSEPLARLGARDLFSSKADLSGMSGASDLFISKVVHKSVVDVNEEGTEAAAATGAIAQFAMLMPEEEFVADHPFIFFIRHKPSSHILFLGRLSSP; encoded by the exons ATGGGGACAAGACCTCTCCAGACATCGGACAGTGGCCCCCAAAACGAGGGTCATCCTGCCTCCTTGCTGGAAGCTGCTTCATTGCTTGGCAG CCTCACCATGGAGCAGCTGAGCGCAGCGAACACCCGCTTCGCCGTGGACCTGTTCCGCACCCTGGCCGAGCACAATCCTGCCGGAAACATCTTCCTCTCCCCCTTCAGCATCTCGTCAGCGCTGGCCATGGTCTTTCTGGGGGCCAGAGGCGACACCGCGGCACAGCTTTCCAAG gtTCTCCATTTCGAAGGAGTTGAGATTCATTCAGGATTTCAGAGTCTGAATGCTGATATCAACAAGCATGGTGCTCCCTACACTCTGAAACTCGCCAACAGGTTATTCGGAGAGAAAAGCTACAATTTCCTCCCT GAGTTCTTAGCTTCAGTGCAGAAAACGTACAGTGCTGAGCTGGCCAGCGTGGACTTTCTGCGGGCCTCCGAGGAGGCGAGGAGGAGCATAAACGAGTGGGTCAAAGGGCAGACAGGAG GGAAAATTCCGGAGCTGTTGGCCTCAGGTATGGTTGACAGCTTGACGAGGCTGGTGCTGGTGAACGCCATCTATTTCAAAGGGAGCTGGCAGGAGAAGTTCATGGTGGAGGCCACCAAGGATGCGCCTTTCAGACTGAATAAG aaagaaacaaaaacggTGAAGATGATGTATCAGAAGAAGAAGTTTCCCTTCGGCTACATCAAGGACCTTAAGTGCCGGGTGCTGGAGCTGCCCTACGAGGGCAAGGACCTCAGCATGGTCATCCTGCTGCCGGACGACATCCAGGACGAGGCCACGGGGCTGAAGAAG ATTGAGCAACAGCTGACTCTGGAGAAGCTGCGGGAGTGGACCCAACCCGAGAACCTGGACCTCCTTGAGGTCAGGGTCCAGCTGCCCAGGTTCAAGCTGGAGGAGAGTTATGACCTCAGCGAGCCCCTGGCCCGCCTGGGTGCACGGGATCTCTTCAGCAGCAAGGCGGACCTGTCCGGCATGTCAGGGGCCAGCGACCTCTTCATATCCAAGGTGGTCCACAAGTCTGTCGTGGACGTGAACGAGGAGGGCACGGAGGCGGCGGCTGCCACGGGGGCCATCGCCCAGTTCGCTATGCTGATGCCGGAGGAGGAGTTCGTTGCCGACCACCCCTTCATCTTCTTCATCCGGCACAAGCCCTCCTCGCACATCCTGTTTCTAGGCAGGCTTTCCTCCCCATAG
- the SERPINB1 gene encoding leukocyte elastase inhibitor isoform X2, protein MEQLSAANTRFAVDLFRTLAEHNPAGNIFLSPFSISSALAMVFLGARGDTAAQLSKVLHFEGVEIHSGFQSLNADINKHGAPYTLKLANRLFGEKSYNFLPEFLASVQKTYSAELASVDFLRASEEARRSINEWVKGQTGGKIPELLASGMVDSLTRLVLVNAIYFKGSWQEKFMVEATKDAPFRLNKKETKTVKMMYQKKKFPFGYIKDLKCRVLELPYEGKDLSMVILLPDDIQDEATGLKKIEQQLTLEKLREWTQPENLDLLEVRVQLPRFKLEESYDLSEPLARLGARDLFSSKADLSGMSGASDLFISKVVHKSVVDVNEEGTEAAAATGAIAQFAMLMPEEEFVADHPFIFFIRHKPSSHILFLGRLSSP, encoded by the exons ATGGAGCAGCTGAGCGCAGCGAACACCCGCTTCGCCGTGGACCTGTTCCGCACCCTGGCCGAGCACAATCCTGCCGGAAACATCTTCCTCTCCCCCTTCAGCATCTCGTCAGCGCTGGCCATGGTCTTTCTGGGGGCCAGAGGCGACACCGCGGCACAGCTTTCCAAG gtTCTCCATTTCGAAGGAGTTGAGATTCATTCAGGATTTCAGAGTCTGAATGCTGATATCAACAAGCATGGTGCTCCCTACACTCTGAAACTCGCCAACAGGTTATTCGGAGAGAAAAGCTACAATTTCCTCCCT GAGTTCTTAGCTTCAGTGCAGAAAACGTACAGTGCTGAGCTGGCCAGCGTGGACTTTCTGCGGGCCTCCGAGGAGGCGAGGAGGAGCATAAACGAGTGGGTCAAAGGGCAGACAGGAG GGAAAATTCCGGAGCTGTTGGCCTCAGGTATGGTTGACAGCTTGACGAGGCTGGTGCTGGTGAACGCCATCTATTTCAAAGGGAGCTGGCAGGAGAAGTTCATGGTGGAGGCCACCAAGGATGCGCCTTTCAGACTGAATAAG aaagaaacaaaaacggTGAAGATGATGTATCAGAAGAAGAAGTTTCCCTTCGGCTACATCAAGGACCTTAAGTGCCGGGTGCTGGAGCTGCCCTACGAGGGCAAGGACCTCAGCATGGTCATCCTGCTGCCGGACGACATCCAGGACGAGGCCACGGGGCTGAAGAAG ATTGAGCAACAGCTGACTCTGGAGAAGCTGCGGGAGTGGACCCAACCCGAGAACCTGGACCTCCTTGAGGTCAGGGTCCAGCTGCCCAGGTTCAAGCTGGAGGAGAGTTATGACCTCAGCGAGCCCCTGGCCCGCCTGGGTGCACGGGATCTCTTCAGCAGCAAGGCGGACCTGTCCGGCATGTCAGGGGCCAGCGACCTCTTCATATCCAAGGTGGTCCACAAGTCTGTCGTGGACGTGAACGAGGAGGGCACGGAGGCGGCGGCTGCCACGGGGGCCATCGCCCAGTTCGCTATGCTGATGCCGGAGGAGGAGTTCGTTGCCGACCACCCCTTCATCTTCTTCATCCGGCACAAGCCCTCCTCGCACATCCTGTTTCTAGGCAGGCTTTCCTCCCCATAG